A region of Deltaproteobacteria bacterium DNA encodes the following proteins:
- a CDS encoding long-chain fatty acid--CoA ligase: MENPWYEHYEEGVPRSLTYPEGPIYQLLDESVRNYPDHVAIIFLGKKITYRRLGELVNRFATAVKAVGVRKGDRVACILPNCPQFVISYYGVIKTGAVFVQINPLNSPKEIQFQLADSGAETIIVPDVLDLPGKVGKIRSQTPLKRIINTSFKEFLPFPKNVLYPLAAKPSKFEKGDGVFRFKELLDNHPPAPPPVSPHPDDVALLLYTGGTTGISKGCMLTHRNLVSNAIQCSLWFAKAEKGKEIFLSVLPFFHSYGMTTALNLPVYFGATMFVLPRFERDKLDGFLKDIERIRPTVFPGVPAIYQAIINFPEVRRYDLTSIKFCISGAAPLPVEICKTFEQITGGKLVEGYGLTEASPVTHANPLFGSRKVGSIGLPFPDTECEIADLETGEGPLPPGELGELRIRGPQVMKGYWNNPEETAGCIREGWLYTGDIGKMDEDGYFYIVDRKKDMIITGGFNVYPRDIDEVLFKHPKVKDAVAVGIPDPYRGETVKAYVVPKEGEQITEEEILSFCRENLAKFKVPTAVEFRKELPKTMIGKVLRKALREEEMRKQESGGSESRGGS, encoded by the coding sequence ATGGAAAACCCCTGGTACGAACATTATGAAGAGGGTGTTCCCAGATCTCTTACGTATCCTGAGGGACCGATCTATCAGCTCCTGGACGAATCTGTCCGCAACTACCCCGACCATGTGGCCATCATCTTTCTCGGAAAAAAAATTACATACCGGCGCCTGGGCGAGCTCGTGAATCGTTTCGCCACAGCAGTAAAGGCGGTCGGGGTCAGGAAGGGAGACAGGGTGGCTTGCATCCTGCCGAATTGCCCGCAGTTCGTCATCTCTTACTACGGTGTCATAAAAACAGGGGCGGTTTTTGTCCAGATAAATCCCCTAAACAGCCCAAAGGAGATACAGTTCCAGCTCGCCGACTCGGGAGCCGAAACCATCATCGTTCCCGACGTCCTCGACCTGCCCGGCAAAGTCGGTAAGATCAGATCTCAAACGCCGCTCAAAAGAATCATAAATACGAGCTTCAAGGAGTTCCTGCCTTTTCCGAAGAACGTCCTCTATCCCCTGGCCGCAAAGCCTTCCAAGTTTGAAAAGGGCGACGGGGTCTTCAGGTTCAAGGAACTGCTCGACAACCACCCGCCTGCTCCTCCCCCTGTGTCTCCTCACCCGGACGACGTGGCCCTGCTTCTTTATACCGGTGGAACCACCGGTATTTCCAAGGGTTGTATGTTGACTCACAGAAACCTGGTCAGCAACGCGATCCAGTGCAGCCTCTGGTTCGCCAAGGCGGAAAAGGGGAAAGAGATCTTTCTGTCGGTCCTCCCCTTTTTTCATTCCTACGGAATGACGACCGCCCTGAACCTTCCCGTCTACTTCGGTGCCACCATGTTCGTCCTCCCCCGTTTCGAGCGGGACAAGCTCGACGGTTTCCTCAAAGACATAGAGAGGATCCGGCCTACCGTCTTCCCGGGTGTGCCTGCCATATACCAGGCAATCATCAATTTCCCGGAAGTGCGCCGCTACGATCTCACCTCCATCAAATTCTGCATCAGCGGGGCGGCCCCTCTGCCCGTCGAGATCTGCAAGACTTTTGAGCAGATCACGGGCGGCAAACTCGTCGAAGGATACGGCCTCACAGAGGCATCTCCGGTCACCCATGCCAACCCCCTGTTCGGCAGCCGCAAGGTGGGAAGTATCGGACTCCCCTTCCCTGACACGGAATGCGAGATCGCCGATCTCGAAACAGGAGAAGGCCCCCTGCCTCCGGGTGAATTGGGAGAACTCCGCATAAGGGGTCCCCAGGTTATGAAGGGATACTGGAATAATCCCGAAGAGACAGCCGGATGCATCAGGGAGGGGTGGCTCTACACGGGTGACATCGGAAAAATGGACGAAGACGGGTATTTCTATATCGTGGACCGGAAAAAGGACATGATTATCACGGGTGGCTTCAACGTCTATCCAAGAGATATCGACGAGGTCCTCTTCAAACATCCCAAGGTCAAGGATGCCGTGGCCGTGGGAATCCCCGACCCATACAGGGGTGAGACGGTGAAGGCCTACGTGGTGCCCAAAGAAGGTGAACAGATTACAGAAGAGGAGATCCTCTCATTCTGCCGCGAGAACTTGGCCAAGTTCAAGGTTCCCACGGCAGTCGAGTTTCGAAAGGAACTCCCCAAGACCATGATCGGTAAGGTACTGAGAAAGGCTCTGAGAGAGGAGGAGATGCGCAAACAGGAGAGCGGAGGATCCGAGAGCAGGGGTGGATCATGA
- a CDS encoding DMT family transporter — MKNLGYALITVVAWGLWAFLPKIATEYISPSSIMVYEVIAGLAVGLVLMYRLGGRLPIKGRGPAWAFVNGIIGYVGILLYLLAISKQDAIVVAPLSATYPITTLILGSVLLREKFRKLNYAGVFLALVAIYLILT, encoded by the coding sequence ATGAAGAATCTCGGCTATGCTCTCATCACCGTCGTCGCCTGGGGCCTGTGGGCGTTCCTTCCCAAGATAGCTACGGAGTATATATCTCCTTCGAGCATAATGGTGTATGAGGTGATCGCGGGACTGGCCGTGGGGCTCGTCCTGATGTACAGGCTCGGGGGGCGCCTTCCCATCAAGGGGAGGGGGCCTGCCTGGGCTTTTGTAAACGGCATCATCGGATACGTGGGGATTCTTCTGTATCTGCTTGCGATTTCCAAGCAGGATGCGATTGTGGTCGCTCCTCTGTCGGCCACATATCCGATCACCACCTTGATACTCGGGAGTGTTCTGTTGAGAGAAAAATTCAGGAAACTGAACTACGCCGGAGTCTTCCTGGCTCTGGTGGCGATCTATTTGATCCTCACATAG
- a CDS encoding YbaK/EbsC family protein — MSGKLSRKAQKVQDELRRLGFSHRVVESQRTTRSAADAAQAVGCTIGQIAKSLVFRSKSTDRPILVIASGPNRVSEEKIASYCSEPVEMASADFVRERTGFAIGGVPPVGHAEPMETYIDEDLLRHDEIWAAAGSPNAIFRLPPGDLIRMTGGRVVRVKGP; from the coding sequence ATGTCCGGGAAGTTGAGTCGAAAGGCCCAGAAGGTTCAGGATGAACTGAGGCGGCTCGGGTTTTCTCATCGAGTGGTGGAATCTCAAAGGACGACGAGAAGCGCTGCCGACGCTGCACAGGCCGTGGGTTGCACCATAGGTCAGATCGCAAAGTCCCTTGTCTTCAGGTCGAAATCCACGGATAGACCGATTCTGGTAATTGCGAGCGGTCCGAACCGGGTGAGCGAGGAGAAAATCGCCTCATACTGCTCCGAACCTGTAGAGATGGCGAGTGCTGATTTTGTCCGGGAGAGAACGGGTTTTGCCATCGGTGGTGTCCCTCCGGTCGGTCATGCGGAGCCTATGGAAACTTATATCGACGAGGATCTGCTGAGACACGATGAGATTTGGGCCGCGGCCGGCAGTCCGAACGCTATCTTCCGGCTCCCCCCTGGAGATCTCATAAGAATGACCGGGGGCCGTGTGGTGCGGGTCAAGGGACCGTAA
- a CDS encoding cation:proton antiporter, with product MTRVLTFVAIVALMGVVRFLGTDGLVAAQSQVTVAFGFLLLAAYLIGEIFSTVSLPKISGYIFTGLLFGPHILDFVEIEMVQRLKVVDDLALTFIALAAGGELRVKDLRSRYRSILYTIFFLTTVVWSGVTLFVLSTHGLVPFTREMGFPVLFSVALLFGVISVARSPSSAIAIIKECRARGPFTEGVLGVTVAMDVVIILLFAATVSVAGVLSQSDGSFHAGLLLVLSAEILLSLSLGYLVGLFMAFYIKRIRVYLAVFVLGVTFSIARFSYYLGAFMGESFHVAFHLEPLLICMAAGFIIQNRSSEGERLMNAIDRSSLPVYVIFFALTGAALDLDALRQTWHVAISLAGVRLVMIWLGAFLGGRLSGDPPTFYRNSWLAFVTQAGVSLGLAAIVARRFPQWGVSFATIVVAVIAVNQLIGPVAFKLALARVGETRAGRRRPLPSI from the coding sequence ATGACGAGGGTCCTGACTTTCGTTGCCATTGTGGCTCTCATGGGAGTGGTCCGTTTCCTCGGGACCGACGGTCTTGTTGCCGCCCAATCGCAGGTGACAGTAGCCTTTGGATTCCTCCTTCTGGCGGCCTACCTTATAGGCGAAATCTTTTCTACAGTCTCCCTGCCCAAGATCAGCGGCTACATCTTCACCGGCCTCCTCTTCGGTCCCCACATCCTGGATTTTGTCGAGATAGAGATGGTCCAGCGGCTCAAGGTGGTTGACGATCTTGCCCTGACTTTCATAGCACTTGCAGCGGGTGGGGAGCTGAGAGTCAAGGATCTGAGGAGCAGGTACAGAAGTATCCTCTACACTATCTTCTTTCTTACCACTGTGGTATGGTCCGGTGTAACCCTATTCGTGCTTTCCACACACGGCCTGGTTCCCTTTACCCGCGAGATGGGTTTCCCGGTTTTGTTTTCCGTGGCCCTTCTGTTCGGAGTCATCTCGGTGGCGAGGTCGCCATCGTCCGCCATTGCAATAATCAAAGAATGCCGGGCAAGGGGCCCGTTCACCGAGGGGGTTCTCGGCGTCACCGTGGCCATGGACGTCGTGATTATCCTGCTTTTTGCCGCGACCGTTTCGGTCGCCGGCGTCCTGTCGCAATCGGATGGATCCTTCCATGCAGGATTGCTTCTGGTTCTATCGGCGGAGATACTCCTCTCCCTTTCCCTCGGTTATCTTGTCGGTCTGTTCATGGCCTTCTATATCAAGCGTATCCGGGTCTATCTGGCGGTTTTCGTCCTTGGCGTCACATTCTCCATCGCCAGGTTTTCATACTACCTCGGAGCCTTCATGGGGGAGTCCTTCCACGTCGCTTTCCATCTCGAGCCGCTCTTGATCTGTATGGCTGCAGGCTTCATCATTCAAAACCGCTCCTCCGAGGGTGAGAGGTTGATGAATGCCATCGACCGGTCTTCCCTTCCAGTCTATGTGATCTTTTTTGCTCTCACCGGTGCGGCCCTGGATCTGGACGCCCTGAGACAGACCTGGCATGTGGCCATATCCCTCGCAGGTGTTAGACTCGTGATGATCTGGTTGGGCGCCTTTCTCGGGGGGCGGCTGAGCGGTGATCCTCCGACCTTCTACCGGAACAGCTGGCTTGCCTTTGTCACCCAGGCAGGGGTCTCCCTTGGACTGGCGGCCATCGTGGCCAGGCGGTTCCCGCAATGGGGCGTCTCCTTTGCCACCATCGTCGTCGCAGTGATTGCCGTCAACCAGTTGATAGGTCCGGTGGCTTTCAAGTTGGCTCTGGCAAGAGTGGGAGAAACACGGGCAGGCCGGCGGCGGCCGCTGCCTTCTATCTAG
- a CDS encoding DMT family transporter produces the protein MNNDWMIYIFLVILCWGTWTFLPKVIIRTISAESALVLGIIGTAFCGMIVLFFISMEFHPLGSLCALSAGFCNYLGAYYYFRSVRANPVGLVSSISSLYPVVAVVLSVLLLGERASPRRVVGIALAIAAIYLMNLPRIEGEDCEARSRSGVDGSTGKKGG, from the coding sequence ATGAACAACGATTGGATGATTTACATATTCCTGGTGATCCTCTGCTGGGGGACCTGGACCTTCTTGCCGAAGGTCATCATAAGGACGATATCGGCCGAATCGGCTCTGGTCTTGGGGATAATAGGCACCGCCTTCTGTGGAATGATCGTGTTGTTTTTCATCAGCATGGAATTCCACCCTCTCGGTAGCCTGTGTGCCCTCTCTGCGGGTTTCTGCAACTACCTGGGGGCGTACTACTATTTCAGGTCCGTGAGGGCCAACCCGGTGGGCCTGGTTTCGTCGATATCGAGTCTCTATCCGGTCGTGGCGGTGGTCCTGAGCGTCTTGCTCCTCGGCGAGAGGGCCTCACCGAGAAGGGTGGTTGGAATAGCTCTGGCCATCGCCGCGATCTACCTGATGAATCTGCCGAGAATCGAGGGGGAGGATTGCGAGGCGAGATCGAGAAGCGGAGTAGATGGATCCACGGGGAAGAAGGGGGGATAG
- a CDS encoding thiolase domain-containing protein, whose product MRRVAVVGIGHSRFGVRSDASLRELAFESVKACLQDAGVTLEDVDAMVTSVAGDEFAFSLQPSAQVHDYIGFHPKPNFRVEGACASGSMALRTGWMTVASGLAHTVLVVGVEKMTEVPTSVATDIMGRGGDAMWEYPFGMTFPGYYAMLAQAHMAEFGTTERHLAMVAVKNHYYGSLNPMAHMQKEVALEKALSSFTVAYPLKLYDCSLITDGSASVLLASEQRAREISSKPVWIAGLGLATDTMAIGERKSLTSLRAAEVAAQQAYEMSGLGPSDIDVATVHDCFTIAEIVAYEDLGFCSKGEGWKLIEEGETYAEGRIPVNLDGGLKSKGHPIGATGVSMAVEITKQLRGEAEKHQARNAEIGLTHNVGGSGQVAAVHIFRGD is encoded by the coding sequence ATGAGACGGGTTGCAGTTGTCGGTATCGGCCATAGCCGCTTCGGAGTCCGATCAGATGCCTCGCTCCGTGAGCTGGCCTTCGAATCCGTGAAGGCCTGCCTCCAGGACGCGGGGGTCACCCTGGAGGATGTGGATGCCATGGTGACAAGCGTGGCAGGAGACGAATTCGCCTTCTCCCTCCAGCCCTCTGCTCAGGTACATGACTATATCGGCTTCCACCCGAAACCGAACTTCAGGGTTGAGGGGGCCTGCGCGAGCGGCAGCATGGCACTGCGGACGGGCTGGATGACCGTGGCCTCTGGTCTCGCCCACACGGTGCTGGTGGTTGGTGTCGAGAAGATGACAGAGGTGCCGACCAGCGTTGCCACGGATATCATGGGGCGGGGCGGAGACGCCATGTGGGAATACCCCTTTGGCATGACTTTCCCAGGCTACTATGCCATGCTCGCCCAGGCCCATATGGCCGAATTCGGAACCACGGAGAGACACCTGGCCATGGTGGCAGTCAAGAACCACTATTACGGCAGCCTCAATCCCATGGCCCACATGCAAAAGGAGGTAGCCCTGGAGAAGGCCCTCTCATCCTTCACCGTGGCCTATCCCTTGAAGCTCTACGATTGCAGTCTGATCACAGACGGTTCTGCCTCGGTCCTCCTCGCCTCCGAACAGAGGGCCAGGGAGATAAGCTCAAAGCCGGTCTGGATCGCAGGCCTGGGGCTTGCCACCGACACCATGGCCATCGGGGAGAGAAAAAGCCTCACCTCCCTCAGGGCGGCAGAGGTCGCGGCCCAGCAGGCCTATGAGATGAGCGGACTCGGTCCTTCCGACATCGATGTAGCCACGGTCCACGACTGCTTTACCATTGCGGAAATCGTGGCCTATGAGGATCTCGGGTTCTGTTCCAAAGGCGAGGGGTGGAAGCTGATCGAAGAGGGTGAAACCTATGCCGAAGGCAGAATCCCTGTAAACCTCGACGGAGGGCTCAAATCCAAGGGACATCCCATCGGTGCTACAGGCGTTTCCATGGCAGTGGAGATCACCAAACAGCTCCGCGGGGAGGCTGAAAAACATCAGGCGAGAAACGCGGAGATCGGGTTGACACACAACGTAGGCGGGAGTGGGCAGGTCGCTGCGGTCCACATCTTCAGGGGGGACTGA
- a CDS encoding Zn-ribbon domain-containing OB-fold protein, translating to MGFRDFSLHIDQTKVERFARDLASGRITATRCKSCGTEFFPPRADCFRCMASDMEWIPLDTRGRLATFTMIHVPPEHFASKTMMPFSSITLQPCPVGLLEIEGGLRIMGWIPHVEPENLRIGMPLKGVPHTLPDGKVTILLEPVDTVPEPGNQRA from the coding sequence ATGGGGTTCAGGGATTTTTCCTTACATATAGATCAGACCAAGGTCGAGCGGTTCGCCCGGGACCTGGCCTCGGGCAGGATCACGGCCACAAGATGCAAGAGCTGCGGGACGGAGTTCTTCCCTCCCAGGGCTGACTGTTTCAGGTGCATGGCAAGCGACATGGAATGGATCCCTCTAGACACCCGGGGCAGACTGGCCACTTTCACCATGATCCATGTTCCCCCGGAACATTTCGCCTCAAAGACGATGATGCCCTTTTCGTCGATCACCCTCCAACCCTGCCCTGTGGGTCTCCTTGAGATCGAAGGCGGACTCAGGATCATGGGCTGGATCCCCCATGTGGAGCCCGAAAACCTTCGGATAGGCATGCCCTTGAAGGGGGTCCCCCACACCCTGCCGGACGGGAAGGTGACGATTCTCCTCGAACCCGTCGACACTGTCCCCGAACCCGGCAACCAGAGGGCCTAG
- a CDS encoding FAD-binding oxidoreductase, translating into MVTVEKGDVVIVGGGIVGVSIAYHLARRGMKDVILLERGSLGGGSTGLCAGGIRTQFSTDINIRFSRESLEFWTRFEELTGVDLEFRQVGYLFLATRPETLDLFRRNVRLQRSFGLPVELLSPEEIHYRWPFLRWEDLAGGTFCALDGYAGPYEAMTGMVRVARRLGVRIREQTEVVGVYGRSGRITGVETSTGKIETRIVVNATGPWASITGRMAGVEIPVKPVRRQLFVTAPFSLSDEPIPMVIDFDQGWYFRQEGKGLLLAGPVDREPSFRTSIEPSAMAETAEKAIARVPALQEARMARGWAGLYEISPDHHAILGPVRDLEGFVTANGFSGHGFQHSPAAGRLIADFVTGEGVSQDLLRLCLERFEKGETIEEPMTAFRE; encoded by the coding sequence ATGGTGACCGTGGAGAAAGGCGACGTAGTCATTGTCGGAGGGGGGATTGTCGGCGTTTCCATCGCCTACCATCTCGCCCGAAGAGGGATGAAGGATGTGATCCTCCTCGAAAGGGGATCCCTCGGCGGGGGGTCCACCGGGCTCTGTGCCGGGGGGATCAGGACCCAATTCTCCACCGACATCAACATTCGTTTCTCCAGGGAAAGCCTGGAGTTCTGGACCCGCTTCGAGGAACTCACCGGTGTGGACCTCGAGTTCAGGCAGGTTGGATATCTCTTCCTGGCCACGCGTCCCGAGACTCTGGATCTGTTCAGGAGGAACGTGAGACTCCAGAGATCCTTTGGCCTTCCGGTGGAGTTGTTGAGCCCCGAGGAGATCCACTACAGGTGGCCATTTCTTCGATGGGAAGATCTGGCAGGAGGAACCTTCTGCGCTCTGGACGGCTACGCTGGGCCTTACGAGGCCATGACCGGGATGGTGAGGGTGGCCCGAAGGCTGGGGGTCCGGATAAGGGAACAGACCGAGGTGGTGGGTGTCTATGGGAGGAGCGGGAGGATTACGGGAGTGGAGACGAGCACAGGGAAGATCGAGACCCGGATCGTGGTCAATGCAACCGGACCCTGGGCTTCGATTACGGGGCGCATGGCCGGTGTGGAGATCCCGGTAAAACCCGTGAGGCGCCAGCTCTTTGTAACGGCCCCCTTCAGCCTCTCCGATGAGCCCATCCCTATGGTCATCGATTTCGACCAGGGATGGTACTTCCGCCAGGAGGGCAAGGGCCTGCTTCTGGCAGGTCCTGTCGACAGGGAACCGAGTTTCCGGACCTCCATCGAGCCTTCAGCGATGGCCGAGACGGCCGAGAAGGCGATAGCCCGGGTGCCTGCTCTCCAGGAGGCCCGCATGGCCCGGGGTTGGGCGGGCCTGTACGAGATCTCTCCGGATCATCACGCCATCCTAGGCCCGGTTCGAGACCTGGAAGGGTTTGTCACCGCAAACGGGTTCAGCGGCCACGGCTTTCAGCACAGTCCTGCCGCCGGCCGGCTCATTGCGGATTTCGTCACCGGGGAAGGGGTGTCCCAGGATCTGTTACGCCTATGCCTGGAGCGTTTCGAAAAGGGGGAGACAATTGAAGAGCCCATGACGGCTTTCAGGGAATGA
- a CDS encoding GNAT family N-acetyltransferase, with product MEARPFRTKLGKEVTICPFFQGALEGLVAFYDQLEPKEAYQGLPPRLEETRRQWVERLLREGDITFLALYETRVIGHTSAIPIPSTLMAELLVFVHQDFRNQGIGTELIHLVAEAASTRGLECLWLTVSTSNSIAVHVYRKCGFCFIGPMDSEREMILRLC from the coding sequence TTGGAGGCCCGCCCATTCAGGACAAAGCTGGGCAAGGAGGTCACGATATGCCCCTTCTTTCAAGGGGCACTCGAGGGGTTGGTCGCTTTCTACGATCAGTTGGAGCCTAAAGAAGCCTACCAGGGGCTTCCTCCCCGTTTGGAAGAAACGCGAAGGCAGTGGGTTGAGAGACTCCTGCGGGAGGGGGATATCACTTTCCTGGCTCTGTATGAGACCAGGGTGATAGGGCATACATCGGCGATTCCCATTCCATCCACTCTCATGGCCGAGCTGCTCGTCTTCGTTCATCAGGATTTCCGGAACCAGGGGATCGGGACGGAACTCATCCACCTGGTGGCAGAGGCTGCCTCTACCAGGGGGCTGGAGTGCCTCTGGCTGACGGTATCGACCTCGAATTCCATCGCGGTCCACGTATACCGGAAATGCGGGTTCTGTTTCATAGGTCCGATGGATTCTGAGCGGGAGATGATCCTCCGCCTCTGTTGA
- a CDS encoding PTS sugar transporter subunit IIA, with protein sequence MKLFQYIKRELIITGLRAKDKADALRRVTRAFKQAGLVEKDGELLSRLMTREKVMTTGIGKGLAVPHAFSEEIEDMAIAVALLSKEVDFQSLDQEPVKVIFMIVANDRRTDLNLKALAGISRMTIHTPLVERLRSARDPGEVLSIIQESEGQVAHH encoded by the coding sequence ATGAAGCTCTTCCAATATATCAAGAGGGAGCTCATAATCACCGGGCTCAGAGCCAAAGACAAGGCAGATGCACTCCGCCGTGTGACACGGGCTTTCAAACAGGCCGGGCTGGTCGAAAAGGATGGAGAGCTGTTGAGCCGTCTCATGACAAGAGAGAAAGTGATGACCACAGGCATTGGAAAAGGCCTCGCCGTGCCCCATGCCTTTTCGGAGGAGATCGAGGATATGGCCATTGCCGTGGCCCTCCTCAGCAAAGAAGTCGATTTCCAATCCCTTGACCAAGAACCGGTGAAAGTCATCTTCATGATCGTTGCCAATGACCGGAGAACCGATCTCAATCTCAAGGCCCTGGCAGGAATCTCTCGAATGACAATTCACACGCCCCTCGTAGAGAGACTCCGGTCCGCCCGTGACCCCGGCGAGGTTCTCTCTATCATCCAGGAAAGCGAAGGACAGGTGGCCCACCATTGA
- the serS gene encoding serine--tRNA ligase: MLDIRYIRQNPEAVKTNCRNRNIEADVDRVLHLDSQRRDLQFRTDNLRRRLKEVSEMIPRQEDPDRRKDLVGEAKATKQQIAENEKQLREISAAYYEELSMIPNMTHPEAPVGTSEKENREIKRVGRPREFDFVPKSHVELGEQLGLVDFEGGTRVAGQKFYYLKNEAVLLEYALIRYAIDMLAREGFTLYVTPDLARSEIVDGIGFNPRGEETQVYSIADSDLCLIGTAEITLGGLYANQVIPADELPMKLLGISHCFRTEAGAPGRAAKGLYRVHQFTKVEMFAFTEPDQSEAMHESFLGYEEGIFAGLGLPYRVVDICTGDLGGPAYRKYDLEVWMPGRGDQGEWGEVTSTSNCTDYQARRLKIRYRSRKTGKNEFVHMLNGTAVAVSRALMAIMENYQEADGSIVVPEALRRYTGFDVIRR, from the coding sequence ATGCTCGACATAAGGTACATCAGGCAGAACCCGGAAGCTGTCAAGACCAATTGCCGGAACCGGAATATTGAGGCAGACGTGGACCGGGTGCTCCATCTTGACAGCCAGCGGCGGGACCTCCAGTTCAGGACGGACAACCTCAGGAGGAGGCTGAAGGAAGTCTCGGAGATGATCCCAAGGCAGGAGGATCCGGACAGGCGTAAGGATCTGGTGGGAGAGGCGAAGGCGACAAAGCAGCAGATCGCCGAGAACGAGAAGCAGCTCCGAGAGATTTCTGCGGCGTACTACGAGGAACTCTCGATGATCCCGAACATGACCCATCCCGAGGCACCGGTGGGGACTTCGGAAAAGGAGAATCGAGAGATTAAGCGGGTAGGGAGGCCGCGGGAGTTTGACTTCGTACCGAAGAGCCATGTCGAGCTGGGGGAACAATTGGGACTCGTCGATTTCGAGGGAGGCACCCGTGTAGCTGGACAGAAGTTTTACTACCTCAAGAACGAGGCGGTCTTGCTGGAGTATGCCCTGATCCGGTATGCCATCGACATGCTCGCCAGGGAAGGGTTTACCCTATATGTCACTCCGGATCTGGCCCGGAGCGAGATCGTCGACGGAATCGGGTTCAATCCCAGGGGCGAGGAGACACAGGTCTACTCGATTGCCGATTCCGATCTCTGTCTTATCGGGACAGCGGAGATCACCCTGGGAGGGCTCTACGCCAATCAGGTCATCCCTGCCGACGAGCTGCCCATGAAACTCCTCGGGATCTCCCACTGTTTCCGGACAGAGGCCGGTGCACCGGGGCGTGCGGCCAAGGGACTCTATCGGGTTCACCAGTTCACAAAGGTTGAAATGTTCGCCTTCACAGAGCCGGACCAGTCAGAGGCTATGCATGAGTCTTTCCTGGGCTACGAGGAGGGTATCTTTGCCGGCCTCGGGTTGCCCTATCGGGTGGTAGACATCTGTACGGGCGACCTGGGAGGCCCTGCTTACAGGAAGTACGACCTGGAGGTCTGGATGCCTGGACGGGGCGATCAGGGGGAGTGGGGTGAAGTGACGAGCACTTCGAACTGCACCGACTACCAGGCCCGCCGGCTGAAGATCCGGTACAGATCGAGGAAGACGGGGAAGAACGAATTCGTTCACATGCTGAACGGGACGGCGGTCGCCGTGAGCCGGGCCCTTATGGCAATCATGGAGAACTATCAAGAGGCCGACGGCTCCATTGTCGTCCCTGAGGCGCTCAGAAGATACACGGGATTCGATGTGATAAGGCGATGA
- a CDS encoding sigma-70 family RNA polymerase sigma factor, whose protein sequence is MFTNPEIDPEWEEEGWARSPDEEEPLAHEDELELGEEENPLFLYLRDMARYPLLSREDEARLAREIQEIQEDLLRLFMEIPIKVREIEHLKRTMRSGGKGKGRVLNAKADLINRILLRLREIDPDKAREYRMTELLDQIHLLEARLGEAFGRMVQSNLRLVVSISKHFLNRGLPLADLIQEGNMGLMKAVTRFDPTRELRFSTYATWWIRQAIHRAIEMKGRTIRMPVHMFGALNRYRNVLQALSEEPGESEGLSPEQIMEKSRLSQGQWEVLQNLVEEPLSLEIPARDGEARLIDLVPDRKTLSPPEAVTKREVSEKLREALRNLSPREEAVLRRRFGINHEVVSTLEEIGNELGLSRERVRQIEKRALRKLKSEGVGEDLQKLL, encoded by the coding sequence ATGTTCACCAATCCAGAAATAGATCCCGAATGGGAAGAAGAGGGTTGGGCACGTTCTCCTGACGAGGAGGAGCCCCTTGCTCACGAAGACGAGCTCGAACTCGGCGAGGAGGAGAACCCCCTCTTCCTGTATCTCCGGGACATGGCCCGATATCCCTTGCTCAGTCGGGAGGACGAGGCCAGACTCGCAAGGGAAATCCAGGAGATCCAGGAGGATTTGCTTCGTCTTTTCATGGAAATTCCTATCAAAGTGCGAGAAATCGAACATCTCAAGAGAACGATGCGCTCCGGAGGAAAAGGGAAAGGCAGGGTTTTGAATGCCAAGGCTGATTTGATCAATCGGATTCTGCTCCGGCTGAGGGAGATCGATCCCGACAAGGCGCGGGAGTATCGCATGACAGAACTCCTGGATCAAATCCACCTGTTGGAGGCCAGACTCGGAGAAGCTTTCGGCCGCATGGTACAGTCCAACCTCAGGCTGGTGGTCAGCATCTCCAAGCACTTCCTCAACAGGGGACTCCCCCTTGCCGACCTGATTCAAGAGGGCAACATGGGCCTGATGAAGGCCGTCACCAGGTTTGATCCAACAAGAGAGCTCCGTTTCAGTACCTATGCGACCTGGTGGATCCGTCAGGCTATCCACAGGGCCATCGAGATGAAGGGAAGGACCATCCGGATGCCCGTGCACATGTTCGGGGCCCTGAATCGTTACCGCAACGTCTTGCAAGCCCTCAGCGAAGAGCCCGGGGAATCTGAAGGCCTCTCCCCCGAGCAGATCATGGAGAAGAGCAGGCTCTCCCAGGGGCAGTGGGAGGTCCTCCAGAATCTCGTCGAGGAGCCGCTATCCCTTGAGATTCCTGCAAGGGACGGTGAGGCACGACTGATCGATCTGGTTCCGGATCGAAAGACCCTCTCTCCGCCGGAAGCTGTGACCAAGAGGGAGGTTTCAGAGAAACTCAGAGAGGCCCTGAGAAACCTCTCCCCCCGGGAAGAGGCTGTACTCAGGAGGCGGTTCGGGATTAATCACGAAGTGGTTTCCACCCTGGAGGAGATCGGAAACGAGCTGGGCCTCTCCCGTGAGAGGGTGAGGCAGATCGAAAAGAGGGCGCTCCGAAAGCTGAAAAGCGAGGGAGTTGGAGAGGATCTCCAGAAACTCCTGTGA